A part of Bombus huntii isolate Logan2020A chromosome 16, iyBomHunt1.1, whole genome shotgun sequence genomic DNA contains:
- the LOC126874339 gene encoding adrenodoxin-like protein 2, mitochondrial: protein MALVNQLQKFSRSILGIASNYSKYTSNTTLPFLQATRGISTTQPLSEKQEVNITFVKASGERIKAKGKVGDTILDIVVNNEIDLDGYGACEGTLTCSTCHLIFSKEVYDALPDKPTDEELDMLDLAYELTDTL from the exons ATGGCGTTAGtaaatcaattacaaaaattttcgagatcaattctcggtattgcatcaaattattcaaaatatacaagCAACACAACGTTGCCCTTTTTGCAGGCAACAAGAGGAATATCGACCACGCAACCACTTTCAGAAAAACAAGA agtAAATATAACGTTTGTTAAAGCAAGTGGAGAGAGAATCAAAGCAAAAGGGAAAGTTGGAGATACTATATTAGACATAgtagtaaataatgaaattgatttagaTGGATATG gTGCTTGTGAAGGAACATTAACTTGTAGTACGTgccatttaatattttcgaaagaagtTTATGATGCACTTCCTGACAAACCAACAGATGAAGAATTAGACATGTTGGATTTAGCATATGAATTAACAGATACGTTATAA
- the LOC126874762 gene encoding survival motor neuron protein-like — protein MDVGNSQPKENLQNLKQPKHASYGNTEKVELSSLLESEGLQSQIAQQKKALEEKFNEEDDETSNAYKHHFIPGPSFNSMTDIMPPAPPLPPQLMAKLSDNDTDALSSMLMSWYISGYMVYYTGYYHGLKQARNNQENRKNC, from the exons ATGGATGTTGGAAATTCTCAACCGAAAGAAAACCTACAAAATCTTAAGCAGCCTAAACACGCAA GCTATGGTAATACAGAGAAAGTCGAATTGAGTTCTCTTTTAGAATCAGAAGGTTTGCAAAGTCAAATAGCACAACAAAAGAAAGCTTTGGAAGAGAAATTCAATGAAGAGGACGATGAGACTT CAAATGCGTATAAACATCACTTCATACCGGGACCATCTTTCAATTCGATGACTGATATAATGCCACCTGCACCTCCTTTACCACCACAATTAATGGCCAA ATTATCAGATAATGATACAGACGCACTTTCAAGTATGTTGATGTCATGGTATATTAGtggttacatggtatattacacag gtTATTATCATGGTTTGAAACAAGCAAGAAACAATCAAGAGAACAGGAAGAACTGttga